A region of the Ammospiza nelsoni isolate bAmmNel1 chromosome 31, bAmmNel1.pri, whole genome shotgun sequence genome:
cagtgctttgggaacgtgtgagcccagcagtctgtgagtcttggcccacaaagggcgtatgggaagttgaaacccatcttctcttgctttctgtgcaggtgcttctagagaaagagcaggagcacactgcctcatctgagctgccatgccagactcagggagagctgttcccagcccgagggcaggaagagcagctcaggcagcaggtggaagagccacaggagaatggccaggtgagcctgactggccagggcacagagggaagggcagggagagggccataaaccagagctcttgggactgaggaggccaggagtccAACAGtcactggaagcacagagccttggaatctgcagagatcagcacCAGGACAGGAAGGTTACAGTGGAAGCAGAGCTgagtggaaaagcagaaagaaggggctgaataaatgttattttgaggctaaaagagggaaaagctgagcctgatggcagctctcagtcacttgctctgcttttgtgtgcacagaacatcaaggcagagccacaagcagagctgcctgaagcTCAGAGTGCcatcatggcagtgaagaggagGAATGAAGACATCCAAGAGGAGAAGAATCTCCCTATGCAGAGGGGCAATCAACAAAAACAAGTGAATGAAGGaatggcagccactccactcatgaaagAGAGGCCTTTCcattgttgtttacagaaaattGACGAATAGATGGAGGCACAGCTGCAAGAAACTGAGACTAGGATaaaggcaaggaagaagaggctagatgaaaaaattaaaatcatcaaagagaaaatgaatcacCTCCTTCAGGAGCAAAAGGCTCTAGAAAAGCAAGCGAGTGAAATAGCACTAGGCACTGCAGTCACCCAAGGGGTGGtttctgcctgccctgcctttccagtgcagagcagcagcaggggtgggtgatgcctctgagtgccatcctgatgaggcctctgtcagagctgctctcagggatgTCAGCTGATGCTCTAGACAGTGGCATTACTCCTTTGGCCATTTAGCCAGTAGTCATCCAAATGAACTCCTGCTGGCTTCTTCCAGGTGACcttgtttcttgaggtgtttttgcaggtgAACATGGTCACTCACATAGATTTGGAATACGAGCTACAAGCTGTCTGTATCCTTTGCAAATCTGCTCCTGtactttcctttcttcccagtcgatgactcctggctgacggGCACAAGCTGTagtctctgactgctttgttctgtttgacttgaggtggaAGTGTCGCCATCctacctggcagcctgcagagagttCCAGCAAATGACGGGCAACCAAGAGCCCCGAGGCTGGCATGAGGCCCAGGAACTGACccatccagagatgctgcaggataaGCACGTCCCGAGGAAGgtgcagaaaaagagaatttcatggcaggaggtagaatattagaatgaggagctgcaaatgtatctgcagacctaggagggggaaaggagtctTTGGGAGGAGATGGAGCGGTCGTTGCTGCAGTCATCCTTCAGAACAAGAAACTGGCTATGAACTCAAGTAAAACCAGCCTTTGGTTTTGACCATTTGGTTTCACAAGGGGACATCCAAAGCAATCCATTtgaagagctctgcatgtggctgacagcagcttcctaagggcttgcatttcaaatggcaatctctcttgcatttcaggGCAATCTCTGCCACACCTTCCTGACATCAACTCATTTCTTGTCTCAGATCTACACTGACTTTgacactgaagctgctgcagaagaAGCAGTGCCATCCCAAGGAGCCTTTGCTCTCCAGATGAAGAAGTGGAGCCTGAGCCCTTGGTTCACCTCCCgtgctgacccagctgctgctcagcaacagGAGATGGTGGGTGACTCCCTGGAGCAACAGAGTACGTCTGCTAtctttcttatctgagggacagtgtgttgtgtACACGTGTCAGCACAGCGGTACCCAAGGGTTCTCCTGAGTTTAGtgtcacagaagtgctggcattgctctgaggcagcaagagagagctctgggtgttcctgctgcctctgagggcagcTTAGACTGGCTGGAGTTTTCCTGGgcttcccttctctctcccgaaggcagaagcagggattgttcctggatcagcagaaggctgtgactgcTTGAGTCCTAGCCATTGGCAGAAGCCCTGCTGAGATTAGTCTCTAGGAGAACAcatcaagccctttgtgattctgcagcacaacccaatggATCTGTTTCTTGCCCTTaatggctgccagtgctgtgctctcagataagatcTGGTAGGGTTGAGATGAAagcccagtggattctgtgtctaccatcagctgttgggacaaaaagggcactgatctgCGCCTCGGCagatctcaaagcccatcctgttgtgtcctaaatgggggcaacagcttgtctggggctcaggctcactctggcttcttcccatcagtgcctgtcagtgctcatgctggggctttgggctttgccagccttgtcGTGGtcgctgccctgcccctgagggctgtgggaatgcagaggctGGAGtcttccttagctgggagggTCTCGCTGCTGCCCGGCTGCTGCAGCACGGAGCTGCCTGAGGCCGCAGCCCCTAGTCTGGGCCAGCTTCTGCCTCACATGGTCTGGACTCACAAGAGGgtcagcatctcctctgggcagctctctgtgtcacagggacGCCTGAGGAACACTGCTGTCCTCTGTGCCCGTGCCCGCTGTGCCGAGTTGGGAAGATGGGGACGTGTGCGGTGCTGAGAGGGCGAGTGCAATGGGAGCGACTGATCCGCGCTGTCAGGGTGAAGAGAAGCAGCGCGGTTCATCACGCGGGGCACGGGCAAGGGCATCTTtgggctcagcctgctcattAAGGGtgagggtcctgatgctgaaagccccgtgGGGATCGGTTCTagcatgagctgctctggtttacaaacGCAGAGGCATTCTTCTGGCAAACTGCTGCAaggtggaaaagatgggaaCACTTGGCAATATTCCTTCTGTTCTGGACTTGACATCTGTTCAGAGGAATTGATTCTACATGTCCAGGTGCATTTAATCTTAGCAAGTAGGAAAACTTTTCTAAATCTCACAGTGATTATTcccaagaaaacaaaggcaCTGTTAGTTCCAGCTCTCCTTAATGTTTCTAGATTACAAACTTACTTGCCTAGGTAGGTATTCTCTTCTGGTCTCAGTCTCCTCTGAATGtatctccctgtgcttccctgtgtgtctgctgtCAAGAGGTCTCTCACTTCAAAGGATGCTggaaatcagtctctgtgccagccactTGTGCTGTGGGcctgctgttcttttcttggTGTTCCAGTTGCTGTTCCTGTTGTTGTTAGCCAGCTGTGCACCAAGGGaggctcagagccccagacagtggggctgccttttgtatctcctacaaggtgggatctctgctttaaaatgaacatcttgcattttgtttccctcagggagaatggtgaaGATGGAAAGTCCTATTCTAAAATACATTGAACTGGAAAATATTGGCAGTGGGTGAGTCCAAGCAATGTTAATGGTACAAAACTATGCATCAGGTGTTTTGCTGGTGGAATAGGTATCAAGTGTAAAGtcagacaagctgcaaatgTGTTCAGGCACTGGGCTTAGATTGTCAGTGCTGATCAGAATTTCTAGGtgtgctcagaaggcattgtcaaAGACATCTTCATGCTTCCAGTGTCCTGCaggcatttacagcagagatctcctgtgtgggctggctttcactgcaagatctaaatggcttctcctttctttgcttctgttttgtttctaggacttttggagatgtttacagagcactcgacagtgccacaggaggagaggtaaatgtcaacagcccctgcaggctctgctgcactcgagggctttcccctctggtgtgagctgtggctggagctttgggcagagctgtgctgaaaaggcacaagaagcacagactggtgccagcccacagaacacatttgggactttgtcctcctcagctgccagaaggaaggcacggagggcagcggttcctttcagagaaggacgcgctcactcgctctccattgctaaaacaaaggtggtgccttcgagcacctcactgctctttggggctgcagcttcagagtcctgaattctcatttctggctgccagcaaatccatctgaaagttactggcagatccttagccacctgcagtgctgcacttgggaactgcacatagggagagatctgcaaggcgtccctgaaagccctaagccctgcccatatcaCAAGATGTACCCACAGAGTATTAAGAcatggattacttcttctgaatcccaaaccaagcagcagagagtgtggtcagaggtttgtgggtgataactgagacaccactgttaccaagtggtcaaGGCCAAATGTCAGTGGCCCCACGTGccctgtaactggctcccaagggagcagagaaatgggctgttggaatgtcagttcctgattACTGCACTGCCTAATcccaaggcagtttggcacagctgagctgtgtcattgcaaaatcactcgctccacGTGCCTTGTGGTCTCGTGCCACCAACCTCTCaaattactgattttcaatgtcattttaggtggccataaagaaaatacagcTTCACGGACTGAGGAACGAGGAACTAAAAGTCAACAAACTCATGGTCATGAAGGTGAATAGAAATCCCAACCTGGTCAACTGTTTAGACAGGTGAGTTGTGCTTTTGTCCCATGAATGTTTGTTTACATATTGCAAACATGCAAGGTAAAATcccactttggtcagtggcagaaaatcccactttggtcagtggcagaGCTGTAATTATTGGCTAATTATTATTGCTCTTTTCATCTCCAGTGGATGGGAAGAGGTTGCATTttgtctgcatgagtcttcGCTGGCACATGGTATCTGAAAATTGTTCAAAAACCCGGATGAGTTGTGTCTTACTAAATCAATGATCTCTATATTCACAGCCACCACTTCGTTTTAgagcttgatttttttcaagtgtcTTCTTATGTCCAGGTAAACTAACAaggatttcccttggattgttgccACTGGTTTTCATTGCTATGCATGCCAGGAAGGCTAGgtgctttttttccagaaacaccatgcaTGACAGGTTTTTTACCTGGGCTGTTTCCAAACTGCACATTTTGCTTACTgcccatctaagacatctccttttttgCAGCTGTGCCTTTCTCCTTGAGACTGCACAGATGGCAAACAATGCACAGCCGAGAGGGAATgtccattctttttttttgtctttgtctcaAAGGGACCTGAAAAGAAGAATCAACCCGTCTTTTCCAAACAGCAACCTAGCCATTTACATTCATCTCCATgcccttgtttccttcttttagCTACCTTCTGGGTGAGGAACTGTCCCTGGTTATggagtacatggatggaggcaCTCTGAGCAATGTCAtcagccagacctgcctgtcgggagatgagatggcagccatcagtcgggaggtcagcaatcccagctgtgtttccagGGGCTTcggcaggattgtctgggaaacaggggctcagagctggagtGATTTCCCGTGccaagctttgtttctgtgttgctgctattctatgggcaagtaaaagcatctcaagtgaaaggcctgccatTGCCCCTTCACTCCCTGTACTCTGTGCCAGTAGTCTTATCTCCTGCTGTAGTATTCTCActctgtctcttgtatttgtatttgtatttttatttgctgttctctaccttgcctctctaaacctttgcctggagtctgtcttcactgcattccttgcctgtaaaagcaaagtTGCTGGTGGCAGGATATGAAATgaccagcaaagaaaaaatactcaTTTCTCACAGTCCTCAGCTGAAAAGGATACTAGTGCAGTcaaaatgctctttgcttccAGGAGGTGACTGGTGTGATACTTACACGCCTGTGCTGAGGCCAGCAAGAAAATCTTTTCCATGCAGCCTCCCACCCAAAAGTGATCCACTAAACACCAAAGGGAGGgacttttcctttcaaaaccCCTCCTTTGTCCCCTGCATGGAAAAAGCACGTCCACTGCTGCAGGAGTCACCCTGGCTGGTTTGCGGGGgacagcctacaacagcaggtgctattgctctttcaaaagctgacatgcctttcctcagaaaggtcctgctctgcaagtgttggagcagcaagctcttcctctcagtggccattactgttctgccattactccccattcccctggagagggaatcttttagattctatgtttcctttcttgtgtgatgaaatcacatcactcatttttgccctcctctttctgttttctcactcagtgcctgcaaggactggattttcttcattcaaaccACGTCATCCACCAAGATATGAAGAGCagcaacatccttctcagaactgATGGCTCTGTCAAACTGGGTCagtatattcttggtcaggtgcagcgttccagggatgtgggtgtggggctgcttggagtgactgccagctccccaaaaatggtgctggtggcagtgcagggacccctgctgcgagctgagggcacagttgcaacgtgcacagaggtagaaggagccacaagcagtcaagagtggccttgctctgtgtgtgtcccttctAGACAGAGGGAGCTACAATCTAAAGCTTCAGGGGAATGAAGTCCACTGCTGTGAGCAGCGTTAAGAAACCTGGGATTTTTTGGAAAGCCCCAAGGAAATCGAGCATGGACAGTTCTCCAGGAGATCCAACAGCACATTCTTAGCCTGAGAGtggggaattcttttgcttggtTTCCTAATTGGAGCTGGCTTTCACGGTTTGTTGTTTTCTCCACAGCTGACTTTGGCCTctttgctcagctcagccctgagcagggcagacgGAGCTCTGTGGCCGGCGCTGCTGGGTGGCTGGcgcctgaagtggtgacaggtcaaccatgtggccccaaagtggacatatggtctttggGAATTGTGGGCATCGAAATGGTGGAACGAGAAGTTCCTTCCTGGAATGCAACTCCTGTCTTGGTAAGGtgcaaatactcactgatcccactgtctttctcacctgtcccatgtTCTGTGTGCCattggacaaaatcccattgccatctgctggcaccacttccaccaaggtccccttCTAAAAatgcccctgcagcacagcagcatctgctgtagcTTTGGTTGTATCAGAAAGGGAAGTGGCAGTTCAGAAACCTAACCAGTTCAGAAACCTGCCATTTTGGCCTCCAGCCATGCCTGACATTTCCCACTTGTTTTTTGAACAATGTTGGAACTCTGTTTCTGAAGGACAAGAATTTTTCAGTGGACAAGGTAGACATGCGATAAATATCCCGAGAAATAGAAGTTAGACCTTTCCAGTTTAAATTTTATAGAAAAcataggaaaaaaggaaaaagaaaactaaacaatacaaggaaaagagaaaaaaacctactACCAAAGCAATGCCCTAGCAGTTCTgcttgctttttcattttttaaacacagctctTCTCTTCCATTCTGTAGCATCTTTTCCAAATCCTGTGGTTGTTGAAACTTTCAGGCTTTCAAGTCATCTGTACATTGTTCAGTCACGTGTGTGGGTGGCCTGGATAAGTGTAGGATGTGTTTTTCTCCGACTGCAGTTAGAATTGTTTGCCAAACCCTTGGCTGTTTCTTGGCACTTTAACAAGTTGATGAGCTCGCAGGcaggtgcctgggctgggatccagcGTGGGCAGTTGACACTGGTGCTGTGTTTCTTTaccacaggagcagggccatCCCTGGCCTGCACAGTTCTAATGACAGGGAGGGCTCCAGCTCCCCACCATGGCCAgtggctgagctcagctgagaGTCAGGATAAAACCCTCTTTGTCACCTCTGGTGATGtgggaaaaggacagaaagccGCATCAATTATTTGTACACAAGGGGAGTGCATTGCCATTTCTGGCTTTGAAATTCTCCTTTGGGTTAAAGAGGATAATAGCAAAGTCTCTTTTGTCACCATCTATTTCAGTGCCATGAGCACAGCCTTATCATGACAGTGGTGGGCATTTTTATGGAGACTCCAAGGCCTCTTGccattgttatttttgttaatttgaGATGGATTCTGCAAGTTGAGGTCTGAATAGTTCCAAGTCGATGTCTTATGTTTCTAAATACCatcttgcaaaagcagaatgagCTCTCTCCCTCTGACTTGTCAGCATGTTAGAGCTTGGTTCCACATGAACCACACTGGATAATGATCAGTCGATGTCTTGCCAATCTACACTGTAATTCCTTGGCCTGAGGAGTATCAGAAAGACCTGCTGAGCTCCATGGACACTGTCAGCTGCATGGAAGTGAGCATCCTTGGCCTTGCTGAAGAAACTGGAGCTCAGTTTAGGTTAGATGCTCTTgagcaggagaaaggctggaattCTCAGGGGTTTCCAGAGGCCTGCGTGCCCAGAGGGACTGAgttctggggagcagctggatgtTTCTGCACATCATGGAAAGGGATTGCCAGACAGCTCAAGCCTCACCACAGGCAAACACTCCCCAGCTCTTCTCAGGCAACATTTGCTTTGGGTTTCAAGTTGTTCCCACTTGTCTGTCTGTGAAGATGCCCCTCAAACACAAGGCAAGCCTCTCAGAACTGGTGTtacatttccagaaatgaagaaaagaagccCAAACACAAGAAAGTTGCTAAGGCACTGGTTTTTAGGGAGGAACTTAACCccctgtgcagtttcttctcactgggaaacgtgcctgaaacctgggcatgagggtgtaaaggccacagagtctcttctgcttcttgtgcagtgctgctgaaacactcagggaccgtgtttctctcctagcccaaGCCACATTCTGCccgtcaccaagccagagcctggtgatgtggagagcctgccaGAACCTCCCatttgtttcctggcactttctgggATGGGCCTAGCATTcatgcattgacttgagtagcCAATTGAGCAGAGGGTGACCGTAGGGATGGAACCTCTCCTTCTGATTTGACCatgaaaggtttttcttttccatgtaaggaaagcagaaattttcagactgctgagagacggagctgcaggtggctcctgtaTGTCCAAGCAGGTGTTTTCATGCCAGTACATTTGTGCATGCATCTcaatgtgtctgtgttgaagatGAGATTCCCAATGTTTGTTTCCTTACCTGAGGAATACCTGgtgcatttcctttctttccttccaattcccattgttttcaagaacaaagcaaaaagcttGATTCATTTTGTTTTATGGCAGCTGTGCTTAAGGGACCAAGAAGCACTTCAGAGATACttttcatgtactaacccttgGATAGAGTAGAGTTAGTATAGCAAAGTCCttcttccaaaaagcctctcaagTTGGTATGAAtcctcagggaaggaaatgtgatTGTGGTGATGTAGCtcccactaactaggtcagtcaacaaaatcagctgccaaggcaagatctgtgggatgtatgagaggctgtggctgcatcggggTTTGGTTGGTAAAGAaaagtcatctctgggtctctgccagggcagaaactgccactgcagaacagaggttaaacaaagggatctgggagagcaGTGACAGATGGGAAAGAAGCAGGTGGAGCCTGGTGCCTCCTTTTTCCCCAGCCCCAACTCCTGATAGCCAcaggaggaagacaaaagctGAAGCTGCCCAACCTATTTTCATCTTGCCTGCGTGacttcctcagctgctgcctgcagagagacgAGGCGCggcgctggtctgccaaggagctcctgcaggtaaaatgtgaaggggctgccggtgaaacaggctctgagggatgggctcctcctccactcaagcccaaggcatcagatgagcccccttcctcctcacctccactcttgctgctcttcaaatgaaaatggtgaggaatcctagactgggctgggctggcagggccctgtaaatgtcctctggtgcaagtgtcctgcaatgagcagggacatctttaaagagatcaggttgctcagagccctttgccacCGGAGCtggaatggttgcagggatggggctcctacaagctcttggggcaagctgtgccagggtcacACCATGCTCGGAGTAAACAAGTTCTGATTA
Encoded here:
- the LOC132085546 gene encoding LOW QUALITY PROTEIN: uncharacterized protein LOC132085546 (The sequence of the model RefSeq protein was modified relative to this genomic sequence to represent the inferred CDS: substituted 1 base at 1 genomic stop codon), translating into MAQFLLEADLHGLLKLDTLIPNAPHARWQRKAKESGPGPSPVGVSPVKPANRSHSSSKTPSTTAGERRPPAAEVECGSLTQAACKSGSKIQSTPTKARGDRYIPKRSTMQMEMANFLLTKENDPAEDSPTKKVSMLLSYNCFNNRYSFLPLYRAVNNRFYQEQQKAWAVNLNGFDVEEAKILHLRGKPQNAPEGCQNNLKVLYSQKMAPGSSRKNSRNIPSKPERVLDAPEMFNDYLPAVLSVPHEEQPSAEVPPGKECPGSAQRHPEPGCSCWSREAFLLRSPNELEKEQEHTASSELPCQTQGELFPARGQEEQLRQQVEEPQENGQNIKAEPQAELPEAQSAIMAVKRRNEDIQEEKNLPMQRGNQQKQVNEGMAATPLMKERPFHCCLQKIDEXMEAQLQETETRIKARKKRLDEKIKIIKEKMNHLLQEQKALEKQVAIKKIQLHGLRNEELKVNKLMVMKVNRNPNLVNCLDSYLLGEELSLVMEYMDGGTLSNVISQTCLSGDEMAAISRECLQGLDFLHSNHVIHQDMKSSNILLRTDGSVKLADFGLFAQLSPEQGRRSSVAGAAGWLAPEVVTGQPCGPKVDIWSLGIVGIEMVEREVPSWNATPVLPQLLIATGGRQKLKLPNLFSSCLRDFLSCCLQRDEARRWSAKELLQHPFVTFAEPASSLVPLIVSVKKRRETRS